AATGAAGGAGCAATATgaatatgaaaatgaaaatgaaaagaatatGAAATGGCCTTGGAATTGGATCAGATTCTTCTCTTCTCCCTAAAAACAtaattgtaccgaccagtcctcgggcgtCGTTGACCATTAGTAATGTTGGGGTCATGTAAGTggggtcccacgagcggcgtgGGTCAGTGTCTCGCGAGGCATGTGCACCAAGGTACCAAaaagtggtcagacatcggtcatcAGGATGGACCGACGTGCCACTAGGTAGTGTagagaggtcggacatcgggGACTCAAACaacagagctgggccacgagaggtggatctcataccacacaccagttatcagtaagggagaagcctaggtcacgagagtccatgcgtgtggagtggatgacgcgttcaagCGTAACACAAATATAAAGCCACTAGAAAGGATACGACCTTTGAGGGTCACGTTCCAGCGgtgagttgcatgcatggcacgtgaacagctggGGCGCTCCCCAgacgggtgaccccagagatcaggtgcacgaggaggcatccaggtggtcatcctgtcagaggttgcactctagttaGGGAACCCCgcgcgctaggttatcctaagagtgggTAACATTGGTGTTGGGGCCCACCCCTCAGGAAGCCTATTTTGGGTAACGGaaacagtggaaaccctaggctatataaagggaagtaacaaacTTAGTAAGGTACGCTATTTATTTGCGCCGCTACACACACAGTCGACAGAGCTTTACGCTTAACAGTTTCTGGTGTTTCCTAACCCTacactaacttgagcgtcggagtgcaaacggcctctagagTGCTCTTTGCTTTGTGctttcaggtgtttgatcgaaAGAAAGGCACGAACAAAGGCATAGAGAATCGGGCGTGGGAGTATCGTGAGACGTACGAAGGccctcgagtcaaccggcaggaataGTAATGAATGGGTTTTTATGGTTGGGATTTGATAAGAAGAGTGTCTCCTCCCCATTCATGAACACCACCACCAAATCTTATTCCCTCTCCGAAGTCAGAAGACACAACAACCCCGATTCAGCTTGGATCATTGTTCACGGCCATGTCTACAATTGCATCTGCACCCTCAAAGACCATTTGGCCATGTGTGAGGAAATGAAGGAAAAGTTGAGCCAACACCACCGTCAATCAGAACACGCCGGTGTAAGGCCCTTCGCAGCAAGCGACAACCAACAGTACGGGAAGCTAACAATCGAGGAGGATGGAGTGGGCCTGCTGCTGAAGCTTTTAACCAAAAGCACCTCTCTCTCCCACATAAGCACTtctctctgccacataagcatCACTTAATGTCGTAAGCTGAGACTTAACGAAAATGACcaatttggatacattttaaaaaacataaggaccaaattgattttttttaaaaccactaCATTAAATTGATTATTGGTCCAAAATGTAGggacgaataaggtaattatacctaaagtattttatagatattttgatgtaaataaatattatggGTAGAATAAATATCCACCCTAACAAAATTAAACCCTCACGAAATACCATACTTGTTGTATAAGTTAAAATAACGGTTCATGTACAATTTCATGTTTTACACtgtaataattcattttttttatttcttgatcatatatatatatatgagaattatttgtttttacaaATAGTTTGATAgttaacttaaaaaatatataacaaacaagacaagttgtatgaatttttttgtaaataaGTGCAAACAATTATAAAGTTTTTGTTAGAAGAACCTTTAGTGGTCATCTCAACTTTGGTTTTTCTATCcacaaaactcaagtttgaacaaattatttGTTTCCACAAACAGTTTGATAgttaacttaaaaaatatataacaaacaagacaagttgtatgaatttttttgtaaataaGTGCAAACGATTATAAAGTTTTTGTTAGAAGAACCTTTAGTGGTCATCTCAACTTTGGTTTTTCTATCcacaaaactcaagtttgaacaaattatttGTTTCCACAAATAGTTTGATAgttaacttaaaaaatatataacaaacaagacaagttgtatgaatttttttgtaaataaGTGCAGACGATTATAAAGTTTTTGTTAGAAGAACCTTTAGTGGTCATCTcaacttttgtttttctattcacaaaactcaagtttgaacAAATTCTTAGAGAGCTTAAATATTCGTACCAACCACTTTTTGGTATCAGTATATATTCATTAGAaacaatttttgataaaaacgGTTTTTTTTAACACTAAACTTTAAATATTCTTCTAATAACAAAATGTATTGTGAAATCCAACTTATGCTTTATTTGTTAAAGAACAAAAGactaaataatttattgagAGAATATTGAAAGGTATCTCTTCCTAGTTTTCCTATGTAAATATTTTTGCTTAACTTTTATTTAGTTATACAAAAAATTACGTGACAATTTGAAGTTTGAAGCTATTCCTTTAGAGCTGAATTcgtaatatttatattttccaaaaaaaatgcTTTCGATTACATTTTAGGTTCAAATTCATTGAGaattttactttatatatacatatcaaGTTAATTATTAAGCTCAACAAGAACTAATGCTAGTTGTGTTAGGCATTTTACATTCATAATATTTGTTTGGGTCAGaaatttttatcttaaaaaacttaaatatttgATACCTAATTCTATACAATTGTTTATGATTTTCATTCGTCATTTCCTTAGGTTTGCATCCTTTGGAGTTAAGTTATTAATGAATCTTCTGATCAACTATACAGTAATGTTTTGTTAAATTCCCATCCTAAAGCGTTGTATCTCATAAAGATACCTAACAAACCAAGCTTCCCTCGCTTCTTTGCCACAATAAAAAGTGGAGGGAAGGGATATCTCCAATGGTGACAAAATATAGACCCAATAGAGCCTAAAAAATATAAGCATAGAGGAACTCAATGCAGTTTTAAACCACCAAGATTTAAGGGGAAAAGAGAAGTAGGAAGCTAACTCTTTCTGGCCAAAAGCATAGCTAGAATTATCTGCTTGATTTTTTGTCTCTGAACTATGCTGGACAGGCAGGAGGAAAGAAAACATCTGCTGCTGCCAACAAATTTTATTCATCGCTTGAAGAGACTGAGTGGAGACTTCGCTTGTGTTTTGTGCGGTTTCAGTCTTAGTTCACTTAAAGAGTTCGACCAGTGATACacgcattttcttcttcttcatgtctGACTCATTTGGTGTTTTTGCATCCACGTCCAAGTtgttatttgttgtttttgcatccatgtccaagttgtaagCTATCACCCGATGATTTTCAGATACTGCAGATTGTGATGCCGTACATGTGCTGTGTTCCGTCTTCATTAGCATAGCTTGGTCTAGAGAACTTGTATTGGCACTGGTTATTTTCTTCTTATCATTTATCAGCTGTTTTCTGTGATCAATTTTCCTTTTTGCGGAGTCCTTCTTCATGGACTGATCAACCTTCTGGTTTATCTTAACTAGCTTCTGCtgctcttttttattttccttgcaTTTAAATTTCTCAGACAATTCATGGTTCCCTGAGCCCATTTTCTTCCTTGCAACACACCTATTCTCAACCAGTTTCCgtttcttgtttttttcttgCCCACATGCTGAATTTGGTATTGATAAAAGTTGTCCTTCACCATCCATTGACGCCACTTGATGGTTTACCAGATCTGGATGTTGCGATGGACCAATTTCTTCAGTGCCCTTAGTCTTTAGGTGACATTGTCCAGCTTCAGGATCCTTCCCATCCCCAACAATTCCACTACTCATAGTTTCAAGTACAATTTTGCCCAAAACAAATCCAGTCTCTGAAAGTTGACCCTTCCCAAGCATGTCATAATTTATCTTCAAATCTGTTCTTCTCCCACTCTTGTAAAATTTACCATCACTGGCCAGCTTTTTGAAAATTGCATGAGCAAGATTCCCTGCTTTCCTGGATACAAATACCTGAAATCCGCAATCATTCAATTGAATTGGAGCCTTATGAGTTACCACAAAATAACATCTTCAAATGGACACAATGATCTATTTACAAATTACAAGGGATAAAAGATGGCTTGACTAAACCTATGGGATAACTTTATAATCAGGTACTATACCAGTTTGGTACAAGGGCAGAAAGGATAAACATCCCAGTAAAAATACAAAATGATCCACTGATATGTTTCAATTTCCAGTAAGCCTCATGAAGTCTATTGACCAACTATTTAAAATTCGGATTGGTGTTCATCTTAGAGGGAGTCCTGGAAAATGGATAACTGGTTGAATGATTAAAAGTGCATGTGTATAATATTGTCAAAATATCTGGTCATTAGCAGAAATGGGATGTTAGAGATTCTACACTGATTAGTAATAAAGTCAAAATAAGTGAGGTAATATTCACCTTTTAATCTAGTTTTTGGGGTTAAGcccaaattttaaaatagtattagaGTCAATCCTAAATCCATTTGCCACGCTCCAGGCCAATAACTTTATAAGTCAGTTTTGAGGGATTTTGTTAGGCTCAAGTCCAGATTCTAAAAATCCTAATTAAAAACAGTTTCTTTACATGATAGCAGAGGTACTTCAATTTGAGATcccaaaataattataatagttGACAAGGTCTATGTAGAACAAAGGAAGTATCATAAACCCTAACTACGGCATGTTTGAATAGCCTAATCAATTAGAATAGAACCTGATCCTGTTGCAACTTTATGAAATAGATTTACTTACCATGCCAGATTGTGGAAAAGATGGGTATCTAGAAATGCTCAGGAACTGACGAAGACTATTTTTCTCAACCAACGGAGATATCGAGTGTATCACCAAAGATGCCAATTTAGTAACTGCTATTGCAATTTCTTCATCTGATTTGTATAAATTAGATTTTCTTATTTCAGGTACAAAATTAACACTCATCCTGGCCTGTTCTTTAGCAAATTTAACACCTTCTTTCCACTCTCCATGATATAGAACAGATGCAAAAGCCCACACCACTATAGCATCTTGAGGATTATTTACTAATGCCAGGTGAAATGCAAGCAATCCAATCCTGTAACATAAACAAATTTAGAATGGTGTCAAACACAAACACATCACTTAGACAATATAAATTCACAAACAACATCCATCCAAACCTTAGCCAAGTAAATTCCAGCTACAGCAGAAAATAAACCAATAATTCTCCCTCCTCACCACTTCCGCCCataaaaacttgaaaaataagTCCACCATTATGCTGGTTTTTTATTTGCCAAAGTAGATAGCTTTATTTGAAAAGTACTTATTCATACGGATCTTGATTTGCCATATCAGAAAACAGGTCAGCTCAGCTAAATAGTTGACTAAAAATGACATGATATATGTAACTCAAATAGTTTCAATAACATATATGGTATTAAACACTTAAAACTCAGTTTACACAAGCATCTAATATTTGAAACTTAGattcaataataatttttcaattcCCTCAATCTGAGAGCAAAGTTTCAGAAGATAGCTCTACTTATTTATACAAGCATAAATGTGCTATTAGATATTTGTTCGCACTCAAAACTACACCCTAAAATTGATCCTAAAACCTGGTTGACAGAAAACTATACCTAAATTCTAGGGATAACATTGTTTTCTTTATTGGAGAGAGGACTCTTGTAACAAACAAAACTTACAATCACTCACCACAGAGTGCAATCACAAGGCCGATCACATGCAACCAACTTATCCAGATGGAAGAATAACTTCTGCAAAAGTAAAAACAGAACCATAAGAAGTGAAAGCATACAAGTTTGATAACAAATGTACACTTTTATGATTGTGATTGTGATTAAGGCCACACTCGTTCAAGAAGGTGGAGATGAGGAGCAAAAAGGAATAAGTACTTGCACACTAAATACCTTATACCTTGACATCTTTTATATATCCCTTTCATGTACATATTATTGTGTCTATACATATCCAATTTTTTGCTTACTCACACAAGCACACATCAAAATATGTAAATCTCTTCATAGTCATACtgctttttttaaatttatgttaaCCTTATCTAACCTACTGTCCAGTTTGTTTTTagtcataaaaagaaaaatcttATCATCAGAAGAGTAGATAGTAACAATATTCTTCTGTCCTTAGGATTCGTGACTTTCACATGGAATTTCAGTTAGATATGTGTGCAAATAATTTACGATTACTCCAACAAGTTCACTGGTCAATCATATTATTTGCAAAGCTAACTTACTAACAACATATTGGAAGCCTGAGCATCTTCTTCAATAGCCTGTTCATCTAGATATGCTGCCTGTAACCAATCAATTAGTAACAACTGTATTTGGCTGATAGGCAAATTATTAAAAGACTAAAATCGGTAACTCAGATTCACTTACATGTACAGGAAGTAAAAACTCAAGCAATTTGAATTTCCAAAGTAGACGCAGAGATG
The sequence above is a segment of the Phaseolus vulgaris cultivar G19833 chromosome 2, P. vulgaris v2.0, whole genome shotgun sequence genome. Coding sequences within it:
- the LOC137811020 gene encoding uncharacterized protein isoform X1; this encodes MAVTFRMNNNKHGVLARLKTLVNSQNFHSADPKLAKQPKQDSPSPKGDLDYSICRDRIGISEGKTLDAKEFGVTSSMISHSSMFVLKLLRSKGFESYLVGGCVRDLILNRTPKDFDVITTAKLMEVRKQLRRSAHAEVVGRRFPICLVHIKGSVVEVTSFETVAQTSNGKEQFLYSLLPKCSNKKDLFRCKNSLRRDFTINSLFYDPFANKIYDYTNGMADLKTLKLETVIPAQLSFKEDPGRILRGFRITARLGLSISREIEAAIWTYSSLVKTLDKSRIMIELKYMLSYGAAEPSLRLLWKFKLLEFLLPVHAAYLDEQAIEEDAQASNMLLKLFFHLDKLVACDRPCDCTLWIGLLAFHLALVNNPQDAIVVWAFASVLYHGEWKEGVKFAKEQARMSVNFVPEIRKSNLYKSDEEIAIAVTKLASLVIHSISPLVEKNSLRQFLSISRYPSFPQSGMVFVSRKAGNLAHAIFKKLASDGKFYKSGRRTDLKINYDMLGKGQLSETGFVLGKIVLETMSSGIVGDGKDPEAGQCHLKTKGTEEIGPSQHPDLVNHQVASMDGEGQLLSIPNSACGQEKNKKRKLVENRCVARKKMGSGNHELSEKFKCKENKKEQQKLVKINQKVDQSMKKDSAKRKIDHRKQLINDKKKITSANTSSLDQAMLMKTEHSTCTASQSAVSENHRVIAYNLDMDAKTTNNNLDVDAKTPNESDMKKKKMRVSLVELFK
- the LOC137811020 gene encoding uncharacterized protein isoform X2, whose product is MEVRKQLRRSAHAEVVGRRFPICLVHIKGSVVEVTSFETVAQTSNGKEQFLYSLLPKCSNKKDLFRCKNSLRRDFTINSLFYDPFANKIYDYTNGMADLKTLKLETVIPAQLSFKEDPGRILRGFRITARLGLSISREIEAAIWTYSSLVKTLDKSRIMIELKYMLSYGAAEPSLRLLWKFKLLEFLLPVHAAYLDEQAIEEDAQASNMLLKLFFHLDKLVACDRPCDCTLWIGLLAFHLALVNNPQDAIVVWAFASVLYHGEWKEGVKFAKEQARMSVNFVPEIRKSNLYKSDEEIAIAVTKLASLVIHSISPLVEKNSLRQFLSISRYPSFPQSGMVFVSRKAGNLAHAIFKKLASDGKFYKSGRRTDLKINYDMLGKGQLSETGFVLGKIVLETMSSGIVGDGKDPEAGQCHLKTKGTEEIGPSQHPDLVNHQVASMDGEGQLLSIPNSACGQEKNKKRKLVENRCVARKKMGSGNHELSEKFKCKENKKEQQKLVKINQKVDQSMKKDSAKRKIDHRKQLINDKKKITSANTSSLDQAMLMKTEHSTCTASQSAVSENHRVIAYNLDMDAKTTNNNLDVDAKTPNESDMKKKKMRVSLVELFK